GGCTCGACAGGAACGAGTTCAAATACGAAGTGATGGACCTGCAGGAAGAAGAACAGGGCATCAAGTCGGTCACCCTGCTCGTGAAGGGCACCTACGCCTACGGGTATCTCAAGGGGGAAAAGGGCGTCCATCGGCTCGTGCGCATTTCCCCCTTCGACTCGAACGCGCGCCGGCACACCAGCTTCACGGCGGTCGACGTGACGCCGGTGCTGCCAGACGACGCCGACATCGAGGTGCGCGACGAGGACATCAAGCTCGACTTCTTCCGCAGTTCGGGCGCCGGCGGCCAGCACGTCAACAAGACCAGTTCGGCCGTTCGCATCACCCATCTGCCGACGGGCATCGTGGTCGCCTGCCAGATCGAGCGCAGCCAGCACCAGAACCGCGAGGTCGCGCTCAACATGCTGAAGGCGAAACTCTACAAGCTCCAGCAGGAGAGCCGCGAGAAGGAGCTGAAAAACCTCCAGGGCGACCAGAAGAACATTTCGTTCGGAAGCCAGATCCGCTCGTACGTCTTCTGCCCTTACACGCTGGTGAAGGACCTGCGCACCGGCGAACAGACCAGCGACGTGCACGGCGTGATGGACGGCGATCTCGACCGCTTCATCAACGGATACCTCAAATGGCATGCCGCCGGCGAAAAACCGCGCGGCATCGGCGCCGACGGCGAGGAGGAAGAGGAAATCTGATCCGTCGCGATGCAATGATGTTCCGTGAGCCGATCGCCCGCACCCTGTCGCCCGCCCTGCGCGGAACGGCGGGGGGTGGGGCGTTTCCTGCGCGGGGAAGCGCGATGTTCCTGCTCCTGACGGTCGTCGGCCTGCTGTATATCTTCGGCACGAT
The window above is part of the Candidatus Ozemobacteraceae bacterium genome. Proteins encoded here:
- the prfB gene encoding peptide chain release factor 2 (programmed frameshift), with the protein product MKSRLSGIGEIFDLPRRKRQIQELEELTLQPNFWTDRNRAQSTSQKLAELKKSCEAFETLAAEIKDTADLLEIADAEHDVTMFEQLVAQLDPLVKRLDTLELTTFLSEEYDASDCYVSIKPGAGGTESCDWASMLYRMYCRWLDRNEFKYEVMDLQEEEQGIKSVTLLVKGTYAYGYLKGEKGVHRLVRISPFDSNARRHTSFTAVDVTPVLPDDADIEVRDEDIKLDFFRSSGAGGQHVNKTSSAVRITHLPTGIVVACQIERSQHQNREVALNMLKAKLYKLQQESREKELKNLQGDQKNISFGSQIRSYVFCPYTLVKDLRTGEQTSDVHGVMDGDLDRFINGYLKWHAAGEKPRGIGADGEEEEEI